Proteins encoded in a region of the Vicia villosa cultivar HV-30 ecotype Madison, WI linkage group LG5, Vvil1.0, whole genome shotgun sequence genome:
- the LOC131601101 gene encoding shikimate O-hydroxycinnamoyltransferase-like, producing the protein MIINVRDSTMVRLSEEVTRRTVWNSNVDLVVPNFHTPSVYFYRNNSASNFFDAKIMKEALSKVLVPFYPMAGRLRRDEDGRVEIDCDGQGVLFVEADTGAVIDDFGDFAPTLELRQLIPAVDYSRGIETYPLLVLQVTYFKCGGVSLGVGMQHHVADGASGLHFINTWSDVARGLDVSIPPFIDRTLLRARDPPRPVFDHIEYKPPPSMKTSQQPTKPGSDGAAVSIFKLTREQLNTLKAKSKEAGNTVHYSSYEMLAGHVWRSVCKARSLPDDQETKLYIATDGRARLQPPPPPGYFGNVIFTTTPIAIAGDLMSKPTWYAASRIHNALSRMDNEYLRSALDFLELQPDLKALVRGAHTFKCPNLGITSWARLPIHDADFGWGRPIFMGPGGIAYEGLSFIIPSSTNDGSLSVAIALQHEHMKVFKDFLYDI; encoded by the exons ATGATCATAAATGTGAGAGATTCGACCATGGTGCGACTGTCGGAGGAGGTTACACGACGGACGGTGTGGAACTCCAACGTTGATTTGGTGGTACCGAATTTCCATACGCCAAGTGTTTATTTCTATCGAAATAATAGTGCGTCGAATTTCTTTGACGCTAAGATTATGAAGGAAGCTCTTAGTAAAGTGCTTGTCCCATTTTATCCTATGGCTGGACGTCTTCGTCGTGATGAAGATGGTCGTGTTGAAATTGATTGTGATGGTCAAGGAGTGCTCTTTGTTGAGGCTGACACCGGTGCAGTTATAGATGATTTTGGCGACTTTGCTCCCACACTTGAGCTCCGTCAGCTTATCCCAGCCGTTGATTATTCGCGTGGAATCGAAACGTATCCACTTCTAGTGTTACAG GTAACATATTTCAAATGTGGAGGAGTATCACTTGGTGTTGGTATGCAACATCATGTAGCAGATGGAGCTTCTGGTCTTCACTTCATCAATACATGGTCAGACGTAGCTCGCGGCCTAGATGTTTCCATCCCACCCTTCATCGACCGGACACTACTCCGTGCCCGCGATCCTCCTCGACCTGTTTTCGATCACATTGAATACAAGCCGCCACCATCCATGAAGACTTCTCAACAGCCTACAAAACCAGGCTCAGACGGTGCAGCTGTGTCGATTTTCAAATTGACTCGCGAGCAACTCAACACGTTGAAAGCTAAGTCGAAAGAAGCAGGTAACACAGTCCACTACAGCTCTTACGAGATGCTAGCCGGTCATGTTTGGAGAAGCGTGTGCAAAGCAAGATCGTTGCCTGATGATCAAGAAACCAAATTGTATATTGCGACAGACGGAAGGGCGAGGTTGCAGCCTCCTCCTCCACCGGGTTACTTCGGAAACGTGATATTCACAACAACGCCTATAGCTATAGCAGGTGATCTCATGTCGAAACCAACATGGTATGCTGCAAGTAGAATCCACAACGCGTTGTCGCGAATGGACAACGAGTATTTAAGATCCGCTCTTGATTTTCTAGAGCTGCAACCTGATCTTAAAGCACTTGTTCGCGGTGCACACACTTTCAAGTGTCCGAATCTCGGTATTACCAGTTGGGCTAGGCTTCCGATTCACGATGCTGATTTCGGTTGGGGAAGGCCTATTTTCATGGGACCTGGCGGGATTGCTTATGAAGGACTTTCTTTTATAATTCCAAGCTCAACAAATGACGGGAGTTTATCCGTGGCGATCGCTCTTCAACATGAGCATATGAAAGTGTTTAAGGACTTCTTGTATGatatttga
- the LOC131601100 gene encoding uncharacterized protein LOC131601100, with protein sequence MNLIFLATFLLIISGAQAISNEDEDFNMNFTSENKSIIQDHEQPHNLHGNLYGNGNIEVSTRLVESNNELKHELSVTIRKGGGGGRGGGGGRGGGGGRGGRRGRFFGGRAGGAAAAGIIGGGAVAGSESANHGNHHSKSSATSLMEWPCIYVSTFILCVSFLF encoded by the exons ATGAACTTAATATTTCTTGCAACGTTCCTACTGATCATTTCAGGTGCTCAAGCCATAtcaaatgaagatgaagatttcaATATGAatttcacttcagaaaacaaaagCATTATCCAAGACCATGAACAACCACACAATCTTCATG GAAACCTGTACGGAAATGGGAACATAGAAGTCTCTACAAGGCTTGTAGAAAGTAATAATGAACTCAAACATGAACTATCTGTTACTATAAGAAAGGGAGGAGGTGGGGGAAGAGGAGGGGGAGGAGGAAGGGGAGGGGGaggaggaagaggaggaagaagaggaagattCTTCGGAGGTAGGGCGGGTGGTGCTGCGGCCGCTGGAATTATCGGAGGTGGAGCAGTTGCGGGCAGTGAAAGCGCCAATCATGGGAATCATCACTCTAAAAGTTCTGCTACATCATTAATGGAGTGGCCTTGTATTTATGTTTCAACATTTATTTTATGTGTGAGCTTTTTGTTTTAG
- the LOC131601098 gene encoding glycine-rich RNA-binding protein 1-like yields the protein MNLKFLSLLLFIISGVQVISTQDFNINQQQHHFNGNLDGNGNIADSTRLNHKVAIMESNNENRHGLSVTIRKGGGGGRGGGGGRGGGGGRGGGGGKGGGGNGDRGGSGRGRAVGGGAAAGIIGAGVIGGSSAYHGTHHSNNSATSLSAVPRVCVSAFILCLSFWL from the exons ATGAACCTCAAATTTCTTTCATTGTTACTCTTCATTATTTCAGGTGTTCAAGTAATATCAACTCAAGATTTTAATatcaatcaacaacaacatcactTTAATG GGAACTTAGATGGAAATGGAAACATAGCGGACTCTACGAGGTTGAACCATAAAGTTGCGATTATGGAAAGTAATAATGAAAACAGACATGGACTATCTGTTACTATAAGAAAAGGAGGAGGAGGGGGAAGGGGAGGCGgaggaggcagaggaggtggaGGAGGAAGGGGAGGCGGGGGAGGAAAGGGAGGAGGAGGAAATGGAGACCGAGGAGGAAGCGGCAGAGGAAGGGCGGTGGGTGGAGGAGCGGCTGCTGGAATTATCGGAGCTGGAGTTATAGGTGGTTCAAGTGCCTATCATGGTACTCATCACTCCAACAATTCCGCTACATCATTATCTGCCGTGCCTCGTGTTTGTGTCTCAgcatttattttatgtttgagtTTTTGGCTTTAA
- the LOC131601102 gene encoding uncharacterized protein LOC131601102 isoform X2: MMRVRFLTSFIIVLCTQAISIFGLHQNFSLNSSNSNIELETNQSISINYGSLKEKKFEQAYDTIKRAHRGKGARGGEYNNERSKPRRSRNSAPSKLSRISTVISNFYCKNHKWSYGMPFCAF; the protein is encoded by the exons ATGATGAGAGTAAGATTTCTTACAAGCTTCATCATTGTTTTATGCACTCAAGCCATTTCAATCTTCGGTTTACATCAAAATTTCAGTCTAAACTCATCAAATAGCAACATAGAATTAGAAACAAATCAATCTATTAGTA TAAACTATGGAAGCTTAAAGGAGAAAAAGTTTGAACAAGCTTACGACACGATTAAGAGAGCTCATAGAGGAAAAGGAGCTAGGGGTGGTGAATATAATAATGAACGTTCTAAACCTCGCCGTTCTAGAAACTCTGCACCTTCCAAGTTATCTCGGATTTCAACTGT cATAAGCAATTTTTACTGTAAAAATCATAAATGGAGCTACGGGATGCCGTTTTGCGCATTTTGA
- the LOC131601102 gene encoding uncharacterized protein LOC131601102 isoform X3 produces the protein MMRVRFLTSFIIVLCTQAISIFGLHQNFSLNSSNSNIELETNQSISNLVNYGSLKEKKFEQAYDTIKRAHRGKGARGGEYNNERSKPRRSRNSAPSKLSRISTVYHKQFLL, from the exons ATGATGAGAGTAAGATTTCTTACAAGCTTCATCATTGTTTTATGCACTCAAGCCATTTCAATCTTCGGTTTACATCAAAATTTCAGTCTAAACTCATCAAATAGCAACATAGAATTAGAAACAAATCAATCTATTAGTA ATTTAGTAAACTATGGAAGCTTAAAGGAGAAAAAGTTTGAACAAGCTTACGACACGATTAAGAGAGCTCATAGAGGAAAAGGAGCTAGGGGTGGTGAATATAATAATGAACGTTCTAAACCTCGCCGTTCTAGAAACTCTGCACCTTCCAAGTTATCTCGGATTTCAACTGTGTAT cATAAGCAATTTTTACTGTAA
- the LOC131601102 gene encoding uncharacterized protein LOC131601102 isoform X1 — MMRVRFLTSFIIVLCTQAISIFGLHQNFSLNSSNSNIELETNQSISNLVNYGSLKEKKFEQAYDTIKRAHRGKGARGGEYNNERSKPRRSRNSAPSKLSRISTVISNFYCKNHKWSYGMPFCAF, encoded by the exons ATGATGAGAGTAAGATTTCTTACAAGCTTCATCATTGTTTTATGCACTCAAGCCATTTCAATCTTCGGTTTACATCAAAATTTCAGTCTAAACTCATCAAATAGCAACATAGAATTAGAAACAAATCAATCTATTAGTA ATTTAGTAAACTATGGAAGCTTAAAGGAGAAAAAGTTTGAACAAGCTTACGACACGATTAAGAGAGCTCATAGAGGAAAAGGAGCTAGGGGTGGTGAATATAATAATGAACGTTCTAAACCTCGCCGTTCTAGAAACTCTGCACCTTCCAAGTTATCTCGGATTTCAACTGT cATAAGCAATTTTTACTGTAAAAATCATAAATGGAGCTACGGGATGCCGTTTTGCGCATTTTGA